The sequence TACTACGTTGTGCTTCTCCCCTTCATACGAATGAACGAAATCAAAATGTTCATTAAAGTAGGCATGGGCCCTGGAGTTTACCCCTACAGCAGTTTCACTTATACTTACCTTCacaatatttgtatttttccttatacCAAAACTTGGTATTATTGCATTACTGgaatttttatgtatcaaggaaaaaatatttacattaaatttgtatattatatttataacactAGTGAGCAGACCGAACGAATCATcgtatattaaaatgttgtgtttgaaaaataaatcatcgTCAATGTTATCGCTTCTATAGTTAGTCAAACTACTTTTATTCTTCTCTTCATCCAGTTTGTGTTGGATCGACCAGACTGCTTTTATCTTCTCGTCGTTTAAATGAGTGTCACTCCTTACATAGTAATCTCTGTTCAAGTGAAAAAGCAGATTTGCTAAGTAGTCGATACGCACATAGGAAATTTTTTCgggaaaatatttataataaaaattaaccaAGTTAACTATATTACATTCATATACTGTAAATTGACAGAAATGTCTCTTTAACTTTTTCTctacatatttaaatttcGAAATGATAGTTTTCTCTTTAAATGTTGTTGAGTTGTCCACTAATTTCTGAACAACTTCATATGGGTTTTCGAAAttctcttcttttaattCTGCAATATTTTCCTCTGTTAATTTTTGTGaattgttattataaaaaatatctttattaGTGCCTTTAATATCTTCACTACAATCAATATCTAGttttgactttttttttttgctcctAACccatttattattcataaagGTATAGGTTGatccatattttttgttcacTAGGAATAATAAGTTGATAtagtttttctttatttttattttcatatctACAATCTTGTGAAGCCTGCATTTAAGCTCATCGTCTATTAAGACGAAGTCGTGCTTTCGTATTATCATTTCGGTCTTTACgcaaaaagaaggaaaagtCAAACTGAGCGGGAAAACTGTGAGggcaatattttttattctgttttCTCTCACAGTTTTATTACTGCAAACTTaagcacatgtatatatacacatacacacgcacatatgtatatataacatagTAACCGTTCATGGGAAATTTTGGGCCACGATTATTTTTATGGGAGCAATGCAGAACGGtgtgtaaaaatatgaaattgaaaaaaaaagaaaaaaggaaaagaaaattgaATACACAAAATGGCAATAATTTGTCTTCAAATATGTTGACAACAACAAGCGTCCTACATTTGGTGCGAACTCACGAATTCGTATATTTCGCAAATATTTACtcaatttaatttatgaTTATTTTGCTTCGTCCTATGGTTACTTTATTTCCTTACTTTATCTCTTTTTGATGGAATATGTTTGTTTATCAAAATGCACATTTAAAAGAGGATACAAAGAAGAGTTTAACGCAAAGCGTCAAATATGATTAATGTGAGGAATGGACACTCCGTGTTGCTTGACAAAACAGGtccatacgtacatacatatgcccatatatacatacgtacatgctTAGGcccatacatatatatatacacgatTAGGcccatgcatacatatatacatacaaacatacataggTACCTATATATTTACGCACATATTAAACAATTCTACTATATCGTCCTTCGCTTCATAATTACTTAAAACACAGGGTCTCTTTTAAATTGCAAAAAACAAATTGCTCCCTTTTTATACTTCTATTATGTTcacattattatatgtataacttTTAATTATAAGCACAAAGGAAGAAATAGGAAAAGGTAAATTAATCTTTACCATTGTgcttaatataaaataatctaCCAATTATACTCTTACCCATTTTTCACAAAAacgatatattatatatatatatatatatatatacattaatatcAATCTGGTctcatacgtacatatatataatttattggTATAGTATTGTCTCGAAATGACctttttctataaattttttcatacgAAATGCGAATTTAATTTtcagataaaaaataaatgtgctctttgaaaaatataacaccGTTATTTTGgattaattttgtttattttgcttatttattttttcattatattagcgtgtattttttattaaagagggaatattatttttcgaagtaattttcttttcaaataattttttttttgatttggTAACATAATCAtgttttatatgcatatataactgttatacatacaaatgttatacatacaaacgttatacatacaaattttgtacttataaatgttatacatacaaatgttatacatacaaatgttatacatacaaatgttatacatacaaatgttatacatacatatatacacatacaaatattatacatacatatatatatatacatacaaatattatacatacatatatatatacatacaaatattatacatacatatatatatacgtacatgaatacatttatattcatat comes from Plasmodium malariae genome assembly, chromosome: 7 and encodes:
- the GCD10 gene encoding tRNA (adenine(58)-N(1))-methyltransferase non-catalytic subunit TRM6, putative, encoding MIIRKHDFVLIDDELKCRLHKIVDMKIKIKKNYINLLFLVNKKYGSTYTFMNNKWVRSKKKKSKLDIDCSEDIKGTNKDIFYNNNSQKLTEENIAELKEENFENPYEVVQKLVDNSTTFKEKTIISKFKYVEKKLKRHFCQFTVYECNIVNLVNFYYKYFPEKISYVRIDYLANLLFHLNRDYYVRSDTHLNDEKIKAVWSIQHKLDEEKNKSSLTNYRSDNIDDDLFFKHNILIYDDSFGLLTSVINIIYKFNVNIFSLIHKNSSNAIIPSFGIRKNTNIVKVSISETAVGVNSRAHAYFNEHFDFVHSYEGEKHNVVTGRKMGKHQPNIRKNEKDEFITTNYFVNEEKAVNSYTSKNVRSTNKGSVMEQHNCKDGFGGIGNDTVGSWNNSEKEENEQYEKADQNDEKGKKGQYGETNSNDETNQNEEVLQNEEVLQNEEVLQNDDILSVSEEKGTKRKLDELYDKRNNEKTIPEYKKSKGNDSGVHITNVPAPNAEMEMSLLHDINLRKAESFVIILSSEFMYKTNTDVNMLIDRLINVSLKYLNNDGKIIIHTDDLNILNIFLKLLIKTKAFINIKLNEYILREQQVVKRRTHPVIKNSKLADGFLLTALKVQG